In one Salvelinus fontinalis isolate EN_2023a chromosome 16, ASM2944872v1, whole genome shotgun sequence genomic region, the following are encoded:
- the LOC129813134 gene encoding transmembrane protein 229B-like, which produces MATTAPTPVPLTVLCRWYLYAIHGYFCEVMFTAAWEFVVNRDWKFPGVTSVWALFIYGTCILIVEHMYLALRALHCPLLLRCLIYTLWTYIWEFSTGLLLTQFGACPWDYSHFQYNFMGLITAEYALPWLCASFMMEQLVIRITLRLRMDTDGTEDVKSYAGGGEDGGGGGRRQRGEQGGTEVNGFLKVD; this is translated from the coding sequence ATGGCAACCACAGCCCCTACGCCGGTGCCTCTGACGGTCCTGTGTCGCTGGTACCTGTACGCCATCCACGGCTACTTCTGTGAGGTCATGTTCACCGCCGCCTGGGAGTTTGTGGTCAACCGCGACTGGAAGTTCCCTGGTGTTACCAGTGTGTGGGCTCTGTTCATCTACGGGACCTGCATCCTCATTGTGGAGCACATGTACCTGGCCCTCCGAGCTCTCCACTGCCCCCTGCTGCTGCGATGCCTCATCTATACCCTATGGACGTACATCTGGGAGTTCAGTACAGGGCTGTTGTTGACCCAGTTCGGGGCATGTCCCTGGGATTATTCCCATTTTCAGTATAACTTCATGGGGTTGATCACGGCAGAGTACGCCCTGCCATGGCTCTGTGCGTCGTTCATGATGGAGCAACTGGTTATACGCATCACACTGCGGCTAAGGATGGACACAGACGGAACAGAGGACGTCAAGTCTTATGCAGGCGGGGGAGaagatgggggaggaggggggaggagacaaCGGGGTGAACAAGGAGGTACAGAGGTCAATGGTTTCCTGAAAGTGGACTGA